Proteins encoded in a region of the Phaenicophaeus curvirostris isolate KB17595 chromosome 1, BPBGC_Pcur_1.0, whole genome shotgun sequence genome:
- the LOC138716715 gene encoding transient receptor potential cation channel subfamily V member 6-like, with the protein MGVPLFGDNKPFYFRIWSGLSQKLQGKKSWNKHLDEIYLLQQKRIWESPLLQAAKENNLPAIRKLLTDGTCDIYQRGAVGETALHVAALYDNVEAAVTLMEAAPELVNERMTSEIYEGQTALHIAAANQNITLVKALLKKGANARTALATGHFFRRSSQNLLYFGEHVLSFAACVGNEEIVQLLIEYGADIRAQDYLGNTVLHILVLQPNKTFACHMYSLILSYDRNKEGSGSLELIPNNEGLTPFKLAGVEGNTVMFQYLMQKRKHILWSFGPLTTVLYDLTEIDSWAEDQSFLELIVSTKKREARQILDLTPVKELVSLKWNMYGRPYFCFLAIFYILYMVCFTMCCVYRPLKPRTGNKTSSRDNTIYVQKMLQESYTTYEDELRLVGELITVIGAVVILVLEIPDILRVGAAKYFGQTILGGPFHVIVITYACMILVTMVMRLTSMTGEVVPMSFALVLGWCNVMYFARGFQMLGPFTIMIQKMIFGDLMRFCWLMAVVILGFASAFYIIFQTENPENLGQFYNYPMSLFTTFELFLTIIDGPANYDVDLPFMYSVVYFAFAIIATLLMLNLLIAMMGDTHWRVAHERDELWRAQVVATTVMLERKLPRCLWPRSGICGLEYGLGDRWYLRVEDRVDPNKHKMMRYTEAFKAQDRENYDKGLENPEINGNILYKKELSGLSLSRSTSRTSSHRGWEILRRNTFHQLCGEVNHSMEAEVYDV; encoded by the exons ATGGGGGTACCTTTATTTGGGGATAACAAGCCCTTCTATTTCCGGATCTGGAGTGGACTAAGTCAGAAGTTGCAAGGCAAAAAATCCTGGAATAAACATCTGGATGAAATCTACTTACTCCAGCAGAAAAG GATCTGGGAATCCCCACTACTCCAGGCTGCCAAAGAGAACAACCTCCCAGCCATTAGGAAACTTCTCACTGATGGAACATGTGATATCTATCAGAGAG GTGCAGTGGGGGAGACTGCCCTTCACGTAGCTGCCTTGTATGATAATGTGGAGGCTGCAGTGACTCTGATGGAAGCTGCTCCCGAGCTTGTCAATGAGAGGATGACATCAGAGATCTACGAAG GGCAGACAGCTCTCCACATTGCAGCAGCAAACCAGAACATCACTTTGGTGAAGGCTTTACTCAAAAAAGGGGCCAATGCCCGCACAGCACTGGCCACTGGGCACTTCTTCAGGCGCAGCTCCCAGAATCTTCTCTATTTTG gggAGCATGTTCTATCATTTGCTGCCTGTGTGGGAAATGAGGAAATTGTACAGTTGCTCATTGAATACGGAGCTGACATTAGAGCTCAAGATTACCTGG GTAACACTGTTCTTCACATCCTGGTTCTTCAACCTAATAAGACATTTGCCTGCCATATGTACAGCCTGATACTTTCCTATGATAGGAACAAAGAGGGATCAGGATCACTTGAATTGATTCCTAACAATGAGGGGCTTACTCCATTCAAACTGGCTGGAGTTGAGGGCAACACTGTG aTGTTTCAATACCTCATGCAGAAGCGGAAGCACATTCTCTGGTCATTTGGCCCCTTGACCACTGTGCTCTATGATCTCACAGAGATTGACTCCTGGGCTGAAGATCAGTCCTTCCTTGAACTCATTGTCTCAACGAAGAAGAGGGAG GCACGCCAGATCTTGGACCTAACACCTGTGAAGGAGCTGGTGAGCCTGAAGTGGAACATGTATGGTCGTCCCTACTTCTGTTTCTTGGCTATATTCTACATACTGTACATGGTCTGCTTCACTATGTGCTGCGTCTACCGACCACTGAAGCCTCGAACAGGCaacaaaacaagcagcagagaCAATACAATCTATGTCCAGAAAATGCTGCAG gaatcaTATACAACATATGAAGATGAGCTGAGGCTGGTGGGGGAGCTGATCACAGTCATAGGAGCTGTAGTAATTTTGGTCCTTGAG ATCCCAGATATCCTTAGAGTTGGAGCGGCGAAATACTTCGGACAAACCATCTTAGGGGGGCCTTTTCATGTAATTGT CATCACATATGCTTGTATGATTCTAGTAACCATGGTGATGCGTCTCACTAGCATGACTGGTGAGGTGGTGCCCATGTCCTTTGCTCTGGTGCTAGGATGGTGCAATGTCATGTACTTCGCACGAGGCTTTCAGATGCTTGGACCCTTTACCATCATGATCCAGAAG ATGATATTTGGAGATCTTATGCGCTTTTGCTGGCTCATGGCTGTGGTGATACTAGGTTTTGCATCAG CTTTTTACATCATCTTCCAGACAGAGAACCCTGAAAACCTTGGACAGTTCTACAACTACCCCATGTCCTTGTTCACCACCTTTGAGCTGTTCCTCACTATCATTGATGGCCCTGCAAACTATGATGTGGACCTACCCTTTATGTACAGTGTGGTATACTTTGCCTTCGCCATCATTGCCACCCTCCTTATGCTCAACTTGTTAATTGCCATGATGGGTGACACCCACTGGAGAGTGGCCCATGAGCGGGATGAGCTCTGGAGAGCCCAG GTTGTCGCTACTACAGTCATGCTGGAGCGGAAGCTGCCACGATGTCTGTGGCCTCGGTCTGGAATCTGTGGGCTGGAGTATGGGCTAGGGGACCGATGGTATCTCAG AGTTGAAGACAGGGTTGATCCCAACAAACACAAGATGATGCGGTACACAGAAGCATTTAAGGCTCAGGATAGGGAGAACTATGACAAAGGTTTGGAAAATCCGGAAATCAATGGGAACATCCTGTACAAGAAGGAACTGTCTGGTCTATCTTTGTCACGGAGCACTTCCAGGACTAGTTCTCACCGTGGCTGGGAGATCCTGAGGCGCAACACTTTCCACCAACTTTGTGGAGAGGTCAATCATTCCATGGAAGCAGAGGTCTATGATGTCTAA